From Quercus lobata isolate SW786 chromosome 11, ValleyOak3.0 Primary Assembly, whole genome shotgun sequence:
TTTGATGTCAAATACTTTGCAAAAAGTAAGTTAGCTGCTTTTGCTACTGCTTCTTTTCCATCAGAGAATGACACAAATTCTAGCATCATATGTTTTTGGTCAAGTAGCTTATCATTTTCATCAGCTTCCTGCGcacaataaatgttaaatttggTAAGTAAGAACTCTGGTGGCCTTTTGGACATACCAATGGTAATGCCAATTGTAGTTGatcttttttctatttggtaAGTTGCATACATGTATTGTAGGACttaaacccacaacctcacccttcaACTTGCTCTTACAAGGGAAGGAGGTGCTGTTTGAGCTAGAACCCATTGGCCTAAATTTCAATTGTAGATTATCCAAATAAAGTTGAGCATCTTATATTAGTTAGCCACAAAAAAagggtaatttttttataaacatattCAAAGGAACAGacaaaagtctttttttttttttatataagtaaataacttCATTGagatataaaagaagaaaaaaaatgaaaatcaaggCACACAGGCAGTGTGCTAAGGAAGCAGCAGAAAATCTAAAGTACCTAGCAGtgaaagtacaaaaatcaaGGAAATCATGCAAAGAATCAAAAGTATAAACACCCAAAGTATGTTTGCCCACTCAAACAGTGtctgaaagaaagaaagaaagcttcAAATCAAATAGACCAAAGCCATTAATAGTTTAACAAATACAGATAGAAGCACCAAATCTGTGTACACCCACCCACCCATGCACACCAAGATTTTTGCATATAAAGACTAATATTAAGTTCATCCTAACAACACTATTTGTTTTACCCACATTAATTCTGTAATATAAAGTTTTATATGACAAGAAAACCCAATTTCCTGATACAGTATAAAGATTGGTTTCAAATACACTCATAGTCATGTACTGATAATGATAACATATTAGCTGAATGCCTCTCCTCTCCATTTGTAAGTTACCTTTATCAATAAATGGTCATAAACGTGGGATATGAGTGTAACTTTACTGtaaaaaaagaacataataCCTGAAATACTGTTGCATTGCTCATTTTTTCCAATATGGCTTCTTTTGATCTCTTTAATACTCCTATGACATCAAAATGTTCAAAACACATCATTTAGATAACAAGAATTACACACACGTTGACATTATTAGAGAGCAATTAtagaagaacttccaccactgTTGAACCCACACATCCTCACCTTCCATATCATAGAGGCACACATGCTTCACACCAATAGCTTCCAGCCACTGTAGAAGTTCACTGACCTTCGAAGTTTGGTAAGCTTCTTCACTTCCTACCACAATGGCCAGGTACCGAAGCTTGCCTAAGTTAAGGGCTTTGTAGCTCTTCATTAGCCCACTAGAGATGAAATAACTTTCAACCGCGTGAGCTATTTCCAGCAGAAAGTACCATGTGCTGACACTAAGATGCAGAATAAACCACACAAGTTGAAGCCCAAAATTGCCAATCTGCACCAACCTTAAAAACCAGAATGAACATTGTATTTAAGTTTAAAGGAGCACACATGACATGATAATGGATGCTAATCAGCAATGTTTATCCATAAACGCTATAACAATCAATAAACTCTTAACAAGCACATACGGTCACCCTTTCAGATTCTCAAAaccttataaaatatttctcaATCAAACTAAAAGAGCTTGCTTTGATGGAGCAAAATACGAGCTTATCTGCTACCATAATATCATGATGAAGGAATACTGCTATATAACAGACTACATATTATTAACACAACCTACAACTTAAAGACAGTCAGATGGCTGCTATATATACCCTTCCCAATCAACCATTTCTCAGACTACGCCCTTGCTGAATGTTCTCTCGAATGTGTTGTTTGATTTTACTATGTTTTCATAGTAGATGCAAGCAATTCCACTTTGCATCATAGTTCGGATTTGTAATGAcctaaggaaaagcgctagccacatctgcgccatatctcaaaaggactagtcacaattgaggtttcttgtagttgttaaaaaagcccagatctacccagtaaatacccaatgtgggactcatcacatacccacacacatcatacaatcaatcaaaattggggcatcacaatctctcCCACTTAAGTCTTTAAcatcctcgttagggcccactttgtggggtagtgtctccgAGCCCACACAAAGTTACCGGGCCGGCTCTGATGCCATAAATAACGACCTAagaaaaagcgctagccacatcagcgctatacctcaaaaggactagtcacaattgaggcttcttgtaattgttaataagcccagatctacccagtaaatactcgatatgggactcatcacacacccacacacatccacacacatcacacaatcaatcaaattggagTATCACAGGATtaatctcattttcttttctatgctGAAAGAAATGAAACTATTACAAAAATAGGTGTACAAATGTCTTGAATACTATAGGAATAAActtcttcatatttttattcatcACTTTCAATAATGATCCCCTATTATACGCAATAATTTGTTGCTGTCTATCCATGAATCAGTTCTAAAGACTGCTACAAACTTACAcagaaacataaaaataaattcactTGCAATAGAGGTCCACACTCCATGCTGTCAGTTTTCCAGCTAACTAACATCcataaacaagcctaaaatcCAACATGAAAAACATCTTATATACGTTAAAGGCTGCCACACACGCAAACTCAACAAAATGGTAAAGATACATTTCTTTTTGGACTCAGTATGAATTCCAGCAATTGGACTGCAAGCACGCATTAATATGATAGCAAAACtttaactcaattaaaaaataattaaaaaaaattacccaacaAACAAATAACATTAAACAAGAAACTAACGCTCTTAGCCTATTACCTGAGCAATCAAACGGTTAGCCTTCTGCATTTCTTCTCTGATATTCATTTGTCTGAAACCTctataagaaaatcaaaataaaccATCAAACTCAAATTCCCAGATAGTAAAGGAACAAACTTGCCAAAAGAAATCATAAGCAAAAAGATAATTCACGAAGGATTTAAAGAAAACTATCtccaccaaaaaatatatataatttattgattaaataaaacaaaaatataaagagaaaatttCTCAAATGTGCCCATGAAGATAACAAGCAAATTCTATATACAAAACAATCAGAAAGACTGAAACACAAAATACCCAATAAAACAAATGCactaaaattgaaaaggaacaagaaaaattatggaaaaattgAGTACCTTTGTGAAACCTCTCACTCAGTTTGGTGAGGCAGACAGAGTTACTACGATAttcaatgtttttcttttcttttttgttttgactGTATCACCGAATCTAAATCCTACAAATTTGCTCATACACAAGAgtctcttgtgtgtgtgtatatagatatatacacacacacaaatattaTATTTGAGGACAAAGAGAAACTCCCTAGTCCCTATAGACGGGGGCTCAAGCTCAGAGGGAGTGTGTAAACTTAGAAGTCTCAGTTCAGTTCCAGACTTCTAGTTCAGTACCTAGTGCTAGTTGTAAGGTTGTTCctctgacacgaccacgtgtaaaGCATTTAGCTGTGGTTCATAATTCACTCTGGGACCATATTTTGGCTCAGCAAGTCTTTTTAggcacaatttttttctcaaaaaagaaaaaaatagatacataaaccaacccaaaaaaaaaatctagtaccacaaataaataaatgcacaACTGAGGACACTCGTAGAAATTATCGATAGGAAAAGAAGCAGAAGCAATCCCAACAGAGAATGGGTTGAAAGGAGACAACCTCAAACgcgggggagagagagagaaaaaaaaaaaaaaaaaaaagatttttgctTGGGTTTACTCAGACTTACCAAAACAGTGGGCGGGctgaaattttttaagggtaaagtagtatttttgttatttgatgAGGTGCCAATGATTTAAGCCATTAGATTAAATCTATGGCTGAGAAGTATTGCACTGACGACCTCTCTCAGGTTCCACTCATCGTCtagttcttctcaaaaaaaaaaaaaaacctcatgcTTTAgttctttgttttctctcaGCAGCACTGAAATTTCTAGGAAGTGGAAGTACtcagaaaaatataataaaacagAGCAGTGGAAATTTCTTGTAATATTTCCTAAAAGGAGCACTGAAATTTCATCACTTTCAAAATTCTAGGTCCTCTCCAAATTCTCTCCTTAagtcttctctcttttcatttgcaAATTTCAGATTGGATTCGACGCATTTTCAAAATTACGCAAGTCTGGTTGGGGATCAAGTTATTTTTTCTTccctaatttattttctttttaatcgtTTTTcagttctaaatttctaatttttttaaaaaaaattgcatgcaGATCTATTTTTCTAATGGCTTTAGTGGACATTGAAACGGACTCGTCATCCTTCCCAAGTTCTTCTTCTGCTGCTGCCCGACGGAAGTATGATGTCTTTCTCAGTTTCAGAGGCGAGGACACCCGCTACAAGTTTATGGGTCATCTATACGAAGCTTTGATCCAGAAAGGCATTTTCACCTTTAAGGACGATGAAAACCTCGAGAGAGGAAAACCCATTTCACCAGACCTGTTCAAAGCAATAGAAGAGTCGAGATTTGCTGTAGTCCTTCTCTCAGAAAACTATGCATCGTCAACTTGGTGCTTAGATGAACTTGCAAAGATCATTTGCTGCAAAAATGAGACGGGAATGACAGTTCTGCCTGTTTTTCACTACGTGGAGCCATCTGATGTGCGGAAACAAATGGGAACTTTTGCACTAGCATTTGCTaaacatgaagaaaaggagaacAAAGAGAGGGTGGAGAAATGGAGAGATGCTTTGACACAAGTGGGAAGCCTTCGCGGATGGCATTTAAAGGATTATTGGTAATTTAACTTgacttatttatttcttttaaatattcaGATGACCCACTTCATAAATGTAACTTTGTTTGGAACCTTAAGCAAATCTACATACATGTTTATTctacttcttttaattttttttcctcagcgaatcaatttatatatttttgtttcagtCAACAGAATTAAACTTTAAATATGTATCGTATTCTttgtgtgacctattggtggCTCAAACTCAATGCATTTTGTACTTTGTTCATTGCAGGTCTGAGATAGAAAACATCAAAGACATTGTGGGATGGATATCGCTTCACTTGAAATATGATGCATTACCATACATTGCCAAGGACCTAGTAGGAATAAACTCTCGAATGGAGGAATTGGAGGCGCGTTTAGCTTTAGGGTCAAACGATGTTCGCTTTATAGGGATTTGGGGGATGGGGGGAATGGGCAAGACAACTCTTGCTAGAGTTGTTTATTATATGGTTTCGATTAAATTTGAAGCTTGTAGTTTTATTGAGGATGTTAGGGAAAAATCTGAAAGAGATGGTTTAGTTGGACTACAACAGAAACTTATTTCTgatattttgaaggaaaaagatttgaaaattaGCGATAAGTATGATGGAGTTATCAATATCAAGAATAGGTTATGTTGTAAAAGGATTCTTCTTGTCCTTGATGATGTAGATAAATTGGACCAATTGAAATTCCTAGTTGGGGAGCATGATTGGTTTGGTCCGGGCAGTAGAATTatcataacaacaagggatgaGCATGTGTTGAAAACACATGAAGTAAATGAAATATATGAAGTTGATGGATTGAATGGTGAACATGCTCTTCAACTATTTTCATCAAAAGCCTTTAAAGGCAAACATGTCCAAGATGATTATTTAGAGCTGTCTAaccattttttgaaatatgctAGAGGCCTTCCATTAGCTCTTGAGGTTTTAGGTTCATTTTTGATTGGAAAAAGTATTGCTGAATGGAAAAGTGCATTAGAGAGGCTCAAACAATTTCCTGAGAGAATCATTTTCCAAGTacttaaaataagttttgatggaCTCCATGACACAGAGAAGGAAATATTCCTACATATTGCATGCTTCTTTAACCATAGGAGGAAAGATAGTGTAGTAGAAGTATTGGATAGTCTTGGCCTTTACGCTGTTATTGGATTGAAGGAACTCATTAATAAATCTCTCTTGAAAATTGATAGTGCAAATGATTTGTGGATGCATGATTTACTTGAAGAAATGGGTAAGAACATAGTTTTTCAAGAGTGCCCTAATGATTGTGGGAGGCGTAGTAGACTGTGGAATAATGAGGATATTGAAAACGTGCTGAAAAAAAATCAGGTAAGAATTTATTTAGAGAATTTGAGCTCATTCCTTACCTTCTTGCTCaacaaatttgatatttaaatatttatgctAATAAGATATTTCACAATTCACCAATTCCTTCTTGATTATTAGGGAATAGAAGCAGTTCAAGCAATGTATATTTTCtgtaattataatataaaaaaaaaagggcgtGTTGGAACCCTAAGGCCTTTTTGAATATGTACAATCATAAATTTCTTAGAATTGACTGTATTTTCCATGGCCCTCAACATCTTCTGAATTCTTTAAGAATTCTTGATTGGATGTATTATTCTTCAAAATCATTGCCATCAACTTTCTTGCTAGATGAGCTTGTTCTACTTTGTTTGCAACAAAGCAACATTGAACAACTTTGGATAGGAAGAAAGGAAATTTTGTTATTAAGTATCCTCACAACTTTGCattgaaatttcaataaattgGACACTAGGAAGCACATTGACTTGacttcttttttaacttttttctttcttttaacaGAATTTTGACAAGTTGAAATTCATCAACATGACAGGATCGAGCCTAATTTTGAATTCATTCCCTACCTTCATGttcaataaatttgaaatttgaatggttatgctaataatattttttttttttgctaattttcaattccttcttGAATATTATTAGGGAACAGAAGCAGTTCAAGCTATGAGTATGGGTAGTATATTTCTTGAAGAGCAAGGGGGAACTTGGAACCCTGATGCCTTTTTGAAGATGTACAATCTTAGATTTCTTGAAGTTTACCAAACTGTCTATGTCCCTACACATCTTCCTGGTGATTTAAGAATTCTTGATTGGGTTGGATATCCTTCAAAATCTTTGCCATCAAGTTTCCAGTCAGACAAGCTTGTTCGACTTTGTTTGCAAGAGAGCCATATAGAAAAACTTTGGATAGGAATAAAGGTAAGCGTGTTATTAAATATCTTAAAACAACTTTGGATAGGAAGAAAGGTAATTGTGTTATTAAGTATCCTCGTAACTttgcatttaaatttaaataaattggaCACTAGGAAGCTCATCAACTTGacttcttttttaactttttttttccttcttttaacAGAATTTTGATAAGTTGAAGTTTATCGACTTGTCCTTCTCCTTGAACTTGATTATATCCCCAGAATTGACCGGAGTCCCAAATCTTGAGATATTAAATCTTCACAATTGTCAAAGTTTACGTGAGCTTCACCCATCCGTTGCATTTCTTAAAAAGCTTGTTGTTCTTGATCTAGCTCGTTGCACAAATCTAAGTTGTCTTccaagaaattttgaaatggattCCCTCATTACtcttgatctttattattgctCAATGCTCAAGAAAATTCCAGAATCTGTGGGAAACATGGAATGCTTACAAAGTCTTAATTTGAATTGCACTCCTATTATGGAACTACCTTCATCAGTTGGAAGCTTGATTGGTCTGACTTCGTTGGATTTAAATGGTTGCAAAAATCTTGTGTGTCTTCCTAGCACCATTTGTAGTTTGAATTCACTTGAATGTCTTGATCTTCATGGGTGCTCAAATATTGACAACTTGCCAGAGAACTTAGGGAATCTCAAAGGTTTGAAATTTCTTCATTTGAGTGGAACAGCTATAGAAGGGTTGCCATCTTCAATTGAACGTTTGACTAGCCTTACTTCATTGACTCTCAAAGATTGTAAGAATCTTGTGTGTCTTTCTAGCACCATTTGTAGTTTGAATTCACTTGAATGTCTTCATCTTTGTGGGTGCTCAAATATTGACAACTTGCCGGAGAACTTAGGGAATCTCGAAGGtttaaaatttcttgatttgAGTGGAACATCTATAAAAGAGCTGCCTTCATCATTTAAACGCTTGACGAGTCTGACTTCATTGACTCTTCTTAATTGCAAAAAACTTGTGTGTCTTCCTAACATCTTTTGTGGTTTTGAGTTATATGGTTCCCTAAATCTTTCAACATGCTCAGGATTTAAAAACTTTCCAGAGAACCTATGGATGATTGAAGATCTAAAGAATCTTGATTTGAGTGGAACAGCTATAGAAGGGTTGCCTTCTTCAATTGAATGTTTGACTAGCCTTACTTCATTGACTCTCAAAAATTGTAAGAATCTTGTGTGTCTTCCTAGTACCATTTGTAGTTTGAATTCACTTGAATATATTGATCTTTGTGGGTGCTCAAATATTGACAACTTGCCGGAGAACTTAGGGAATCTCGAAGGtttaaaatttcttgatttgAGTGGAACATCTATAAAAGAGCTGCCTTCATCAATTGAACGCTTGACGAGTCTGACTTCATTGACTCTTCTTAATTGCAAAAAACTTGTTTGTCTTCCTAACACCACTTGTGGTTTTAAGTTATATGGTGCTCTAAATCTTTCAACGTGCTCAGGATTTAAAAACTTGCCAGAGAACCTATGGATGATTGAAGATCTAGAGAAGCTTAATTTGAGTGGAACAGCTATAGAAGGGTTGCCTTCTTCAATTGAACGTTTGACTAGCCTTACTATATTGACTTTAAGATATTGCACAAATCTTGTGCACCTTCTTAGCACCATTTGTAGTTTGAAGTTGCTTAATTCCCTTGATCTTTATGGATGTTTAAAATTTGTCAACTTTCCAAAGAACATAGGAAATATGAAAGGTTTGGAGGTGCTTAATTTGTGTTGGACAGCCATAAAAGAGGTCCCTTCTTCCATTGTTCTCcttaaaaatctcaaacacCTACATATTCGTGGATGGACATTATCTGAATTTTATTCTCAGCCAGCAAGTAGTCTTGAGTCGATGGGCCCATTATGGACTTCATTATTTTCCCTGCCAACAAGTCCTGATACAGAAAGAATATTATTGccttcatttttatattattccCTACCAACAAGCTCCAATTCAGTGGGCTTATTATTGCCTTCCTTATCAGGTCTGCGTTCTTTAACATATTTGCGTATTAGTGACTGCGATCTTTGGTCAATACCCAATGACATTGGCTGCTTGTTCTCTTTAGAAATCTTAAATCTAAgtggaaataattttgtttccCTTCCTGAAAGCATGTCCCAACTCTATAATCTTCAAAGACTCTATTTGGAGGGTTGCAAGAGACTTCAATCTTTGGAAAATGTTCCATCAACTATTAATTTTGTAATTGCAAACGATTGTATCTCACTGGAGAGATTGCCTGAACTGCAATTTTATCCTTTTAGGTCAGATCACTCTCATTTGAATTTCCAATGTCTCAACTGCTTCAAATTGGTTGACTATATTCAAAGCGGTGGTAACATGTTtaaggtctctctctctctctctctctctctctctctctctctctctctctctgttcctAAAATTATGCCTTGTATATTTCAGGGACTAACACATGTTATTATTCCTGGAAGTGAAATTCCGAAATGGTTTAGCCTTGAATGTTAAGGTGataacatacaagtgtcttttGCCGGGTGTGATAAGCTAATGGGAATTGCGTTGAGTGTTGGTTTTGTACCCAATGGATCACGTCAATATTATAGTGATTGGCAACTTTCATGTTCTTTTCATGTCAATGGATTTAAAATTGCATATTTCGTACAATCTTATTATCTTACGACAAAATATGGTAAAGTTGAATCACCTCACCTTTGGTTCCTCTATTTGTCCACTCACCATTCCGTCTCCAATTGGGGCAAAATATGTAGTCACATTGATGCCAACGGATTCAGTCAGCTCGAGATTAAAATATTAGTCGACAACGTGGAGGTGGAGAAAATTGGGGTTCATTTGGTATACAAGCAAGACATTGAAGATTCCAATGAAACCATGGCACAGTGCATCAACAACAGCAGCACATTGTATGGGGATTTGGGTGTAATCCATCATGATATTGATAATTCAGACATAGAAAGTAGTAGAAATAAGCAAAGCCATGATGTGGATGATGGAGCTGGATCTAGTGGAGAAGGCTACTCTGATAAGGAACCACAGCCAAAGTGGATTCATAGAGTCCGAGAATTTATGACTGATTCTGAGGATTTGAGTCAAAGGGAAATTTTTGACTTCTTTGCTAGTAAGTTATTGTTGTTCTTCTTACTACTTTACAagtcatcatcatttttttagcaatatatactatcatttttattttcaaatgtaaACTTCAAAGTATTGTGCTAGTAGTACCTTAGCATTTTCTGTTAACACGCAGCAAAATCAGcccaaactcaaaaattaaaatcataccatatcacttttccttttttaggtttttctttttttaattaggttGGAGTAATAGAAATTTTTCTTGTTGTCTTGTTTGGGAACTTTTATTTATTGGAAGTAGAGGATGAAATGTCCAAGAAGCTTGAATCCATTCACGGAGGGAAGAGCAATAGTTATCATGACATTGAAGATTTCAATCAAACTATAACACAGTTAAGCATCAACAGCAGGACACTCTCTGAGGATCTAGGTGATCACTGTCATGATCTTTATAATTTAGCTGCAGAAGGTAGCAGAAATAAGCGAAGCcgtgatgaggaagatgggGCAGGACCTAGTGGAGAAGCCTACTCTAACGACGAACCACATCCAAAGACTTGGAGGATGTATGGCGTACTCTAAACAATGCAGTATTAGGAATGTTTCAACTTCTTTGCCTGTAAGTCATCATCTTTCTTCTTGCTATTACAGTTAAGTCTTGatgttctcttttattttttggggagGGGAGTCCAATGAATTGAAAGTGTGGGTTTTGATTGTCAGGTTTAAATTCGCatgataaaaaatttcaatttgtcATATGTACAAATTAGAGTgtttcttttagatttttacCCCTGTTTTTGTACATATGCTAGCTTTGatagagataaaaaagaaagttcAAAGTATTATGCTAGTTAACATTACCTTTTGGCACTCACATCCCAATCACCACAAGCTCAAAATTAAATTCATCCTGTATcactttttttaaagttttttaatcAGGTTtgaataatacaaaattttcttcttgtcTTGTTGGGGCACTTTTATATATTGGAAGGAGGGGATCCAAGAAACTTGAAACCTATCACAGTGGTAAGAGGGAAGGTTACAAGAGAAACGTTGAAGAATTAGTCAAGGAGGGTCCCTCCTCTCAAACTTACCTTGGCACTCACTAAACTGGTCAACAATCAACTGAGGGTTCCTTTTTGTTGCATGTGccagtgtgtgtatatatgtgtggctttgtttaattggttttaTAGAGTTTAAGCTGTGGCATCAGTGTAGAGAAATTAAAGATTCTCTCGTCCCATgcttttgtgttattttgtaaTCTCCTATTTTCTTAGTGAAATTTTCTGTTAGACACCTTTCGTGGATGTAGGCCTAAAGCCGAACCACGCAAACCTTTGTGTTCTATGTGTGATTgtcttttctatttctattttgcatAACATACTGTTATTTTGTTACacacaacaaataaaataagctaCTATTTGTTTGTTACACATAACAAATAAGCATAAATGCTTCCACTAACTCAACAGTTAGTGATTAGAGCAATGTCTGCTTATGAACTGAATTTGCTTTGTTGTAATGATTGAGTGCCCTGTTGGGCTTGGAAAATGTGGTTGCAAATGTAGCTGTTTGTACTTTGGTAGCAGAGAGGAGAGGTTGTTTGAGTCTTGTTTTTGCTGGGCTGTTATTTGTGTCCAGCTTTGTTTGAAGTTTTTTCTTCtagttttttgataaataaaaattaattatttaaaaaaatctccTGAGGTTTGTTGTATTAATATATTTCTCTTGGACTTGGTTCCGCTAGTGACAAACAAAATGCCCAAGAACCTTTAGTGATAGGATGTTACATTTTTTGTCATCTTGAAGTTGTGAAAGCAGCAGAAGAAATCAAGCCACTTGATAGTATTATTATCTTCAAGAGCAATGAGTAACTTGATCATCCTAAGCAGCCATCTAAACCACCTTCCAAACAAGCTCTATTGCTGCATTTCACACAGCCTCATCAATTACTCAACTGTGCTCTTAGCATATTCCTATTTCTATTCCTATTCCTCTTCCTCCTCTACtctcatttcttctttcttgaatGTCTTTCTAGCTAGAAACAAACTCAGTCTTTCTCTAATGTCTCTTTAATGCGCCTTTGCCTGCTGTAAGAATCTTTTGCCATTCTCAATAATTCATTCAAAAATTTTTAAGGACTTgttaattttgaattaattagattagtCAAACTAGGTTGTATTTCTAATACCCCTacactattttctttctttctatgttTGAATAGAGAAAAAAGTCTGCAGAAGAAATTATCAATTCCATTTTGTTCAAGTTATT
This genomic window contains:
- the LOC115967897 gene encoding dehydrodolichyl diphosphate synthase complex subunit NUS1-like, translated to MNIREEMQKANRLIAQIGNFGLQLVWFILHLSVSTWYFLLEIAHAVESYFISSGLMKSYKALNLGKLRYLAIVVGSEEAYQTSKVSELLQWLEAIGVKHVCLYDMEGVLKRSKEAILEKMSNATVFQEADENDKLLDQKHMMLEFVSFSDGKEAVAKAANLLFAKYLTSNNSSEDQEGEIFTEPHMTEALRAVGSGGPEPDLLLVYGPARCHQGFPAWRIRYTEIVHMGSLKSVRYGSLIKAIYKFTMVRQNYGK